The Poriferisphaera corsica DNA segment CGGCACAACGACCTTATTCACCTCCACCGCAACCGGCTGCTCACCCAAACCCAACTCAACAACCAGCCCACGAACCGTCGTGACATCCGTTACTTTTTCTTCACCATTAACAATCAGCTTCATACCAAAATCCTACCCCATTCACCCATCACAGGCGAACACCCACACTTTCCCCAATTTCAATAGCCCCAACCTCCCCAACGATCCTCTCCATCTCCCTTTGTTGATCTCATTTCCACCTCATCCTTAAACTCACCTGTCATTTCACGGAATAACATCCCCCCAACCGCTGGTTTATCAACTAATCACCCCACGCGGCCCGATATCTTTCAGGTCGATATTTTACCCTGCTCTTTCCAAGGAGAGCGAACGATGAAATTTCACAAACGATTTACTAATAAATACTTATCACTTTGTGTATTGCTAATATCAACCCTCACACTTACCGCCTGCTCAGGTGAATCCCAACCATCGCAAGCTGATTCTGCCAAAGGCGTTCCGCCCGAACTGCTTGATCAACCCGCTAAAACTGAAAATCAGCTCCCTGACATCTCCTCTGAAGGCCTGCAAGAGATCATCAAGAATGCCGCCGCCAAGAATCAGGTAGTTGTTGTCGATTTTTGGGCCACCTGGTGCGTTCCCTGCATCGAAATGTTCCCCAAAATCCATCAAGGCCTGCAACCCCTCGTCGATCAACAGAAAGTCCGCCTCATCACCGTCTCATTCGACGCCAATATCGAGCCATACCGCTCGCGAGCCATTGATTTCCTCAACAAAAACCATGCACTTCAAGACGCATACATCGCACCCACCTCCGATATCCAGGAATCCATCGTGGATGCCATGGGGGAAAACTGGAACGACCTCGTCGTCCCCGCTATTCTGATCTACGATAAACAAGGCAATTTGGCCTCCGAATTCATGCAAGGTGGTGTCGCACCACAGATCATTCAAACCGCGACAGATCTCGCCAATCAACCTGCCTCATGATTCGACCCGACCATCACTACAGAGATTCACCCCATGCCTAAAAAACTCAATATGAAGGAACGCTACTCTGCAAAGCTCTACGACCTCTGGGCTTCCTTCTACGATCACACCTTCGGCCAACTCGTTCACTCACGACAAAAACACGCTGTCAAACAAATCCGACCCAAGCCCGGCGAATTCATCCTCGATATCGGCGTCGGCACCGGCATGACGCTCCCCCACTACCCCAAAAACTGTACCGTCGTCGGCATGGATCTCTCCGGCGGCATGCTCGAAAAAGCAGCCGAAAAAATACAAGAAAATAATCTCACCCACTGCTCACTCGTTCAGGGTGATGCCATGTTCCCCCCCTTCGCCCCGCAATCCTTTGACCACATCATCATCACCCACACCATCTCCGTGGTCTCCGAACCCGCCAAGCTCCTGCGTTGGGCCGAAACCCTCATCAAACCCACAGGCCGCATCGTCATCCTCAACCACTTCCAATCCGCCAACCCCTTCATTGGATGGTGGGAGCACATCCTCAATCCATTCTTCCTCAAAATCGGTTGGCGTTCCGACCTCCCACTCGATGAATGCCTCGAAGACTCCAAACTCCACACCCTCTACCATTACAAAATCTCACTCTTTGACTTCTGGCAGATCGTGGTCCTTTCCCCCACCAACCGCCATGACCCCGAAGATGAACACGCCCCGCAATCGCAATCATCAGCTTTGTCTGATTCTCAAATCTCACCCTCGATCAACTAACCTCACCTGACATACGCTCATCCACCACCCCGACTCTTTGCATTACCGGACGCCCAACGCGCCCCTACCCCATCACAATCCACTCGTTCGATAATCTCTTTAAGTCC contains these protein-coding regions:
- the thiS gene encoding sulfur carrier protein ThiS, with amino-acid sequence MKLIVNGEEKVTDVTTVRGLVVELGLGEQPVAVEVNKVVVPRREHEAKELNEGDVVELVTLVGGG
- a CDS encoding TlpA family protein disulfide reductase, translating into MKFHKRFTNKYLSLCVLLISTLTLTACSGESQPSQADSAKGVPPELLDQPAKTENQLPDISSEGLQEIIKNAAAKNQVVVVDFWATWCVPCIEMFPKIHQGLQPLVDQQKVRLITVSFDANIEPYRSRAIDFLNKNHALQDAYIAPTSDIQESIVDAMGENWNDLVVPAILIYDKQGNLASEFMQGGVAPQIIQTATDLANQPAS
- a CDS encoding class I SAM-dependent methyltransferase → MPKKLNMKERYSAKLYDLWASFYDHTFGQLVHSRQKHAVKQIRPKPGEFILDIGVGTGMTLPHYPKNCTVVGMDLSGGMLEKAAEKIQENNLTHCSLVQGDAMFPPFAPQSFDHIIITHTISVVSEPAKLLRWAETLIKPTGRIVILNHFQSANPFIGWWEHILNPFFLKIGWRSDLPLDECLEDSKLHTLYHYKISLFDFWQIVVLSPTNRHDPEDEHAPQSQSSALSDSQISPSIN